In Ficedula albicollis isolate OC2 chromosome 19, FicAlb1.5, whole genome shotgun sequence, one DNA window encodes the following:
- the FAM64A gene encoding protein FAM64A: MASVLQNVKATVTWRKHQLLADLNENESPVPDKFKRRASQSSLSTICMSLRKRAPLKRVELNFHKTPTRESLEPRQRGQTLHAIKRRAKYAFGTMSQKIQKSCQSPVCSVVTLPAEPISSSCVISSTKKRSTTPRTPCCKSVTPAASSKGTPRSSRRALLGPTRVSEHREWREFSSWLDKNAVSLRRSRRAAALKSPYSSPAPSSRRIEFDCELDLVSSGICQLKCISQAFDDAIVKEERKEAISNYYYLMAQNSQSVHRSLRPSRAIRWQAKKLHQALGT; the protein is encoded by the exons ATGGCATCTGTGCTCCAAAATGTCAAAGCAACAGTGACGTGGCGGAAacaccagctcctggctgaCCTCAATGAGAATGAGAGCCCTGTGCCTGACAAATTCAAGAGAAGGGCCTCTCAGAGTTCTCTTAGTACTATTTGCATGTCTTTAAGGAAACGGGCACCATTAAAGCGAGTAGAGCTGAATTTTCATAAAACCCCAACTAGGGAAAGTTTGGAACCAAGACAGAGGGGCCAAACTCTTCACGCTAttaaaagaagagcaaaatatGCTTTTGGAACAATGTCTCAG aaaatacagaagtctTGCCAAAGCCCAGTATGCTCAGTGGTGACCCTTCCGGCTGAacccatcagcagcagctgtgtgatcAGTTCTACCAAAAAAAGAAGTACTACACCTCGAACACCTTGCTGTAAGAGTGTTACTCCAGCAGCCAGTTCCAAAGGCACTCCAAGGTCCAGCAGAAGGGCCTTGCTTGGGCCAACAAGGGTGTCAGAACATAGAGAATGGAGGGAATTCTCATCCTGGCTTGATAAAAATGCTGTCTCTCTCCGGAGAtccagaagagcagcagcactgaagagCCCTTATTCATcacctgctccttccagcagaAGAAT AGAGTTTGACTGCGAGTTGGACCTGGTCTCCTCAGGGATTTGCCAACTGAAGTGTATCTCCCAAGCATTTGATGATGCCATTGTGAAAGAGGAGAG GAAAGAAGCAATATCAAACTACTACTATCTAATGGCACAAAACTCACAGTCTGTACACCGATCCCTGAGACCATCTCGAGCTATCAGATGGCAAGCAAAGAAACTCCATCAGGCACTTGGTACCTAG